A genomic segment from Anticarsia gemmatalis isolate Benzon Research Colony breed Stoneville strain chromosome 14, ilAntGemm2 primary, whole genome shotgun sequence encodes:
- the LOC142978089 gene encoding uncharacterized protein LOC142978089, with product MEEDGQDEKPSAPAFFRHRSPTFSKEEVKALLNIVDKYKTIVFNKSTSAAASYAKEATWVKIAKTFNSQGFMHVRSVDCLKIKWDNLKKEARKQSKNLMDIKYSDIDDVTNQMVVMMCEAENNTSIIEEPLESDGDLNESEVHKDINDEIHWNGDEDKDIDDSLDADDSQRLVNRSLNFSPKECNLLLQCVRREKNIILSNAHTSNANKIKNRAWSRVTNSYNKLSPQKRSTKMLRTKFSNMKRMAKNVGLKVYLKDFGRKHHKLEDSSNSSKKIKSEPSFEQYSNTTNQDVGDDDDVDDTPEVEHEPITNGNSTLDPLCSVLSSDLGIGSISQLENKEIVKLKTDLLHYKMETAKLQRKRIEDLIQADAAEREAKVIETSLRLRAARLEAISAEMKLPPTHPALTYTAEEASAQHYIHQYHAT from the exons atggaagaAGACGGCCAGGATGAAAAACCTTCGGCCCCAGCGTTTTT TCGTCACAGGAGTCCAACATTTAGCAAAGAAGAAGTTAAAGCGTTATTAAACAtagtagataaatataaaacgatCGTATTCAATAAATCGACGAGTGCTGCTGCTAGTTACGCGAAAGAAGCCACTTGGGTGAAGATAGCAAAGACATTTAACAGCCAAGGATTTATGCATGTACGGAGTGTGGACTGTTTGAAGATAAAATGGGATAATTTGAAAAAAGAGGCTAGGAAACAGTCAAAGAACTTGATGGATATAAAGTATAGTGATATTGATGATGTCACCAATCAGATGGTGGTGATGATGTGTGAGGCTGAGAACAATACCAGTATTATTGAGGAACCTTTAGAGTCTGATGGGGATCTAAATG AATCTGAAGTGCACAAAGATATAAATGATGAGATACATTGGAATGGTGATGAAGACAAGGATATAGATGATTCTCTTG ATGCTGATGATAGTCAAAG ACTTGTGAATCGTTCACTGAATTTTTCGCCGAAAGAGTGCAATCTTCTACTGCAGTGTGTTAGAAGAGaaaagaacataatattatcgAATGCTCACACATCGAATGCTAATAAGATTAAGAACAGAGCTTGGTCAAGG GTAACGAATTCATACAACAAACTCAGTCCACAAAAACGTTCTACGAAGATGTTACGCACGAAATTCTCCAATATGAAAAGAATGgccaaaaatgttggtttaaaAGTTTACCTTAAAGACTTTGGCAGAAAACATCACAAATTAGAAGATTCTAGTAATTCTAGCaaa aaaataaaatcgGAGCCTTCATTTGAGCAATACAGTAATACCACTAACCAGGATGTGGGAGACGACGACGATGTCGATGATACGCCTGAAGTGGAACATGAGCCTATTACTAACGGAAACTCTACCTTAGACCCTTTGTGCAGTGTTCTTAGTAGCGATTTAGGCATAG GATCAATTAGTCAACTTGAAAATAAAGagatagtaaaattaaaaacagatTTGCTACACTACAAAATGGAGACCGCAAAG CTGCAACGAAAACGAATAGAAGATTTAATACAAGCTGATGCAGCGGAACGGGAGGCTAAAGTGATAGAAACTTCATTAAGACTGAGAGCGGCGAGACTTGAGGCCATTAGTGCTGAGATGAAACTACCGCCCACGCACCCGGCTCTGACGTACACCGCGGAGGAAGCTAGCGCACAACACTATATACACCAATACCATGCCACTTGA
- the vnc gene encoding GNAT family N-acetyltransferase vnc, translating into MNIRCARPSDLMNMQHCNLLCLPENYQMKYYFYHGLSWPQLSYVAEDEKGHIVGYVLAKMEEDGEDNRHGHITSLAVKRSHRRLGLAQKLMNQASLAMVECFQAKYVSLHVRKSNRAALNLYTNSLGFKILEIEPKYYADGEDAYSMMRDLSAFAAESKTDNQQTENMEIKSDSAIISQC; encoded by the exons ATGAACATCCGGTGTGCAAGACCCAGCGATCTTATGAACATGCAGCACTGCAACCTGCTGTGTTTGCCTGAAAACTACCagatgaaatattatttctaccATGGACTGTCCTGGCCTCAACTCAGTTATGTTGCTGAAGATGAAAAGGGTCACATTGTTG GTTATGTGCTAGCTAAGATGGAGGAGGATGGAGAAGACAACCGTCATGGACACATCACATCACTAGCTGTAAAAAGATCGCATCGTCGCCTCGGACTTGCACAGAAACTTATGAACCAAGCTTCACTTGCTATGGTGGAGTGCTTTCAG gCGAAATATGTATCACTGCATGTAAGGAAAAGCAACAGAGCTGCACTTAACTTGTACACCAATTCCCTTGGCTTCAAAATCCTAGAGATCGAGCCCAAGTACTATGCCGATGGTGAGGATGCATATTCCATGATGCGAGACCTCAGTGCCTTCGCAGCAGAGAGCAAGACAGACAACCAACAAACAGAGAATATGGAAATCAAATCTGATTCCGCTATCATATCACAGTGTTga
- the LOC142978314 gene encoding uncharacterized protein LOC142978314: MSSFHERQKSLFNQLKEAEEQCSFSKTNKKTEPDDYGSIDRRTYRKLKHEMKQFRGKDSIYKRPTANIRECLKSKTIPDHIKNPDKWVYYSLEDVTQEQMSDATNTATALALIREMEDKATEQSKMECDYDDTGVFKKPKFHVSSAIKKAPPPSTEEKPVFKSSKVVMPEYVVGKTKKTTEKKAAPLVKKCKNCEKNAELKLDHLFEEEDE; this comes from the coding sequence ATGTCATCTTTTCACGAAAGGCAAAAGTCTTTATTCAATCAGCTCAAAGAAGCTGAAGAGCAGTGCAGTTTCTCtaagacaaacaaaaaaacggAACCTGATGACTATGGTTCAATCGACAGACGTACATACAGGAAGTTGAAACATGAAATGAAACAGTTCCGAGGCAAGGACAGTATATACAAAAGACCTACAGCTAATATTCGAGAATGCTTGAAGTCTAAGACCATCCCGGACCACATTAAAAATCCTGACAAATGGGTATACTACTCTCTCGAAGATGTCACTCAAGAACAGATGTCCGATGCCACAAATACTGCAACAGCTTTAGCTCTAATTCGCGAAATGGAAGATAAAGCAACAGAACAATCAAAAATGGAATGTGACTATGATGATACTGGTGTTTTTAAGAAACCAAAATTCCATGTGTCATCTGCAATAAAAAAGGCACCACCACCGAGTACTGAAGAAAAACCTGTATTTAAAAGCAGTAAGGTTGTTATGCCAGAATATGTGGTAGgcaaaacaaagaaaactaCAGAAAAGAAAGCTGCTCCTTTGGTAAAGAAATGCAAAAATTGTGAGAAAAATGCAGAACTGAAATTGGACCACCTTTTTGAAGAAGAGGATGAATAA